DNA sequence from the Devosia lacusdianchii genome:
GAGGCAGCACCCCGGCGCCGGCAGTATCAGCAGTTTGGGGGTGCTGGCGGCCTTGTGCCTACGGCCGCTCAGCGGATCCTGGGGGCGAGTAGATACCCGGTTTCATTTGCTCGAGCTCGAGCGGGTATTTTTGTGGGTGATGGAGCGACCGAGTCACGTTGATCGGTCGTCCAAGAGCGTCGAAGGCGACTTGGAAGACGTTCAGCACGGCGGTGGCGCCTTCGAGCTTGAGGAGCGCGGCATCGTCCGGATCGGCATTGGAGGCGCTGAGCACCGTGCGCCCCCCATGCGGTACCAGGCCATATCGATCGCGCAGTTCCGCATAAAGCGATCGGTTATCAACCGACCAATCCAGCTCGGCCAGGTTTGGCGCCAGGTCGAGCGGAACCCAGTCATGCCCGATGGCAACCGGCTCGCCGTCGAGCAATCGGAGGCGTCGCAGCGAGGTGACGGTCCTGTCATGCGTCAGCCGCAGGGCACGGGCAATCTCTTCGTCAGCGCGGATGCGCGCGACCTCGAGAATGCGCGAACCGGGCCTTTGATTGTGGGCGATGGCCGTTTCGGTGAAGCTGCGCAGCAGTTCGAGCTCGTAGCCCTGCGGCGCACCGCCGCCCGTCGCATAAAAACCCTTGCCGGGCTGCGCCGTCAGGTGGCCCTCGGAAACCAGTTCCTTGAGTGCCTGGCGCACGGTAATCCGACTGACGCCCAGCGCATCGACAAGCTCACGCTCGGACGGCACTTTGCCATTGGCGGGAACCGTGCCGCCGTAAAGCATCTCGAAAATATGGGACTTCACCTGCTTGTAAAGCGGGAGCGGATTGTCGCGACTGACCGCTTCAAACATGGGTTCTGCCTGCCTCGCGTCCACAGAACAGGATTTCTAAGCCCCTTTCCTATACGCCAATTTTGTTCCTTTACTAGCCCAACTATAGCTGGTTATATCCAGTTATAGCGAGCTGGGGAGGCTGCTGATGAAGCTGGCGTTGATTGGAGGCGGCGGGGTGAGGGCCCCCTTGTTCGTCCAGTCCGCTTTGCGGCGCGCAAAAGCGCTCGGCCTCGATGAGCTCTGCCTCATGGACCTGCCCGAAAGCGGGCTCGAGACTTTCGGCGCTCTGGCGGTCGAACTGGCGCGCCAGCAAGGCAGCCCCACCCGCATCACCATGACAACCGACAGCCGCCAGGCTCTGACCGGCGCCGACTTCGTCATTACCACGATCCGGCCCGGCGGCATCGAGGGGCGGATCACCGACGAACGCATAGCGCTCGATATCGGCGTTCTGGGACAGGAAACCACAGGCGCCGGCGGCTTTGCCATGGCCTTGCGCTCTATCCCGGTCATTCTCGATTATGCGCGGCAGATGGCCGAATACTGCCCCGATGCCTGGCTGATGAATTTCACCAATCCGGCGGGCCTGGTCACCCAGGCGCTGCATGATGCCGGTTTTGTCAAAGTCATCGGAATTTGCGACAGCGCCAATGGCGCGCAGCGCGCGCTGGCCAGGTGGTTCGATGTCCCCGATCAGGCCATCGACGCCGATCTCTTTGGCCTCAACCACCTGTCCTTCACCCGTCGCGCCTTGCTCAATGGCCGCGATGTGCTGCCTGAAGCGCTGGCCGACGACCGCTTTCTGGACACCACGGCCCAGCGCGTCTTCGCCCATGACGTGGTGCGCCGGCAGGGCATGTGGCTCAACGAATACCTCTATTATTTCTACTATGCCGAAAAGGCGCTGCAATCGCTGCAGTCGGGCAAAACGCGCGGCGAGGAGATCAAGGCCCTGAATGACCGGCTACTACCGGACCTTCAAGCGGCCGGCGTGACGCAGGACCCTGCCCGCGCTCTCGACGTCTATTTCAACTACGAGCACCGCCGCAGCGCCGGTTATATGGCCAAAGCCAACCAGTCCGGCAGCATTGCAGCGCCCACCGTTCATCCGGCGGCCGACGATGGCGAGGGCTATGCCGGTGTGGCCTTGGGCATTATTGGAGCCCTGGCCGGTGGCGCTCCCATCCGCTCCGGCCTCAATACCCGCAATAACGGCGCCATTACGGGTTTGCGCGACGAGGACGTGGTGGAGATCACCTGCCGCATCGACAGCGACGGCGTGCATCCGCAGCATGTCGGCGAGATGCCGCAGATGCAGGCCGCCTTGGTCCAGACCATCAAGACCTATGAGCGTATGACCGTTGCCGCCATTCGCGACAGCGACCGCTCACTGGCCGTCGATGCCCTGGTCGTGCACCCGCTGGTGCAATCCTATTCACGGGCGCAACCGCTCGTTGAGCGCTACCTTAGTGCGCACGCCGCCCATGTCGGCGAATGGGGGCGGGCATGACGCGGTGTGATGTGCTGGTCGCCGGCGAGTATTTCTGCGACCTGGTTTTTGCCGGCCTCGACGGGGCGCCGCGAATGGGCACTGAACACATGGCGGAAGACCTCGCCATCATGCCGGGCGGCACCTACACCATGGCTTTGGCCCTAACCCGTCTGGGCGTCGCAACACGCTGGGCCAATACCTTCGGCAATGACCTTTTCTCTCGCTACGTCCGGGACATGGCGGCAGCTGACGGCATTGACGGATCAGCCTTCACCCTGGTCGACCGGCCGGTGCAGCGGGTGTCGGTTGCTTACGCCGCTGGGGGAGAACGCGGCTTCATCAGCTTCAGCCGTCCTGCCGTGACGCCACCCGCGCCCGCGCTTTACCAGACCATCGACAATAGCTGGCTATTGCAGACATTCCGTTTCGAGCCGGACTGGATCGACTTCGTCGCGGCGCAAAGGGCACGAGGCGCAAAAGTGCTGCTCGACTGCCGCGGCGGCGACTTCGATCTCGACACTGCCGGGGTCGAGACCCTGATCCGCAAGGCCGATATTTTCTCACCCAATGCCGAAGAAGCGTTGCGGCTGACCGGTGCCGGCTCGATCGATGAGGCTGGTACCAGGCTCGCGCGACTGGCGCCAACCATCGTCATTAAATGCGGCGAGGCCGGCGCTGAAGTTTTCGGCGCATCGTCCCGTTTCAGCATCCCTTCACCCCGGGTGTCCGTCGTGGACACGGTCGGAGCCGGCGACAGTTTCAACGCGGGCCTGCTGCTTGGCCTGGTCCGTGGCTCACGCCTCGATGAGGCCGTGCAACTGGCCGTGTTCTGCGGGGCGCTGTCCACAACAGCCACCGGCGGAAGAGCGTGCCCAACAGCGGAGGCGCTGGACGCTTTCCGTCACCAACTGGCCGCGACACGGCCTGACCTTGTCGTCAATCATTGAGGGAACGAAAATGAAGAGATTGCTGTTTGCGACCGCCGCGACCGTGCTCGCGATGACCGTCGGGAGTATGGCCCAGGATCAGACAAAGCTGGTCTTCGCTTATTGGGGCGATCCGGCGGAGTTGCCGCCATTTGAAAAGATCGTGGCTGACTACGAAGCGGCCAATCCCAGCATCGACATAGAAGTGCAGCATGCACCCTGGTCGGGCTATTTCACCCGCCTCGATGCCCAGTTGGCCGCCGGCGCGGGTCCGGACGTGTTCTTCATCACCAATGTGCCGGCCTATGCCGCGCGCAACCAGCTCGAACCCCTGGACAAGTGGATCGCCGACAGCGGTTTTCCGATCGACCAGTACAATAAGGAGGCACTGGCGATCCACTCTCTGGATGGGGCGCTCTACTCCATCGCCCGCGACAACGATACCAACGCACTTTACTACAACAAGGCCGCTTTCGACGCCGCCGGCGTCGCGTATCCGCAGGCGGACTGGGACTGGGACGACCTGCGCGAGGCGGCCCTGGCGCTCACCAGGCGCGATGGCAACCGCGTGTCGATGTACGGCTTTGCCACCGAATCCAACGACTGGCCGCGCTGGATCATCCAGAATGGCAGCGACGTCTTCGACGATCCGCTCAAGCCGACCACCTTCACCATGAACAAGCCCGAGGCCACCGAGGCGATCCAGTTCCTGGGTGACATGATCAACGTCGATCACGTCATGCCCAGCTTCCAGGAGCTTCAGCAGAGCGGCGGCACCAGCCAGTTGTTCCTCGGCGAGCAGGTGGCGATGGTCGTCACCAATGCTGCGCGCCTGGGCACCTTCGCCGATGCGGGCTTCGAGTGGGCGGTTGCTCCCCTGCCAACCGGGCGCACCGGCATACACGCCAACCGTCTCGGCGGCGCCGGCTTCGCCATGAATGCGTTCAGCAAGAACAAGGAAGCCGCCTGGAACTTCCTGTCCTACCTCGCCGGCGAGCCGGGTCAGGTCACCTTTGCTTCGGCCAATGCCTCGGCCGTACCGGCCATGGTCGGCAACGATGCCGTGCGTGCCGCGTTCAAGGCCCCCTTCGCCGACGTATTCCTGGCCGAGAGCGAGTACGGCAAGCTCTTCCCGCAATTCGCCGGCTATGTGGACATCACCAATCTCTACATCCAGCCGGCGCTCGACCTGGTGTGGACCGGCGAAGCCAAGGCGCAGGACGCCATCGACGGCATCACCGCCGACGTTCAGGCGCGCTTGGCGCAGTAACCGATCAGACTGGGCGGCCCGGTGCCGCCCAGCCCTCATTTCGCTTTGTCAGGGAGCATGCCCATGCGGGTCTTCGACGCCCACGTCCACTATGGCTTTTGGGAAAAGCTGTTCACCCGCGATGCAGAAACGGGCTTTCTGGAGACACTGTCTGAGGTCTGCGAGGATGCCGGCATCGTTAAGGTTGCGCTCCTCGCCAATCCCGGCCTCGGCAATGCCAAGCTGTCCAAGGCGCTCGAAGCGCGGCCCGACCTGGTTGTCGCCATGGGGCGACTGGAACTGGACCACGATCCGGTGTCGCTCGTGGAAGAATTCTACCAGCGTGGCTTCCACGGCATCAAGATTTCCGGCGTGTCGCGCAATTACGACGACCCGGCCTATTTCCCCTTTTATGAGGCCGCGGCCGCGCGCGACCTGCGCATCCTCTTCCATACCGGCATTCTCGGTGGTCCGGTGGACTACCTCGAAGGCAGCAAGGAAGACGCCTGGAAGGCGCCACCGGCCGCCAATACCGAGGACGAGGAAAAGCTCGTCACCCGCCTCAGCCGACAGATGAAGCGCGAGTCCTTCGGTTACTCCAGCGCGCGCATGCAGCCAATCTATCTCGATACGATCGGCTTCTATTTCCCTGAACTCTTCGTCATCGGCGCCCATATGGGCTGGCCGGACTACCGCACCTCGTCGGCCGTGGCGCGTTGGCGGCCACGGGTCTATTTCGACATTTCCGGCGGCGACGTGGTGCACAACCACATTGTCGAGGGCGGCTATATCGGCAAGGAAATCAGCCCGCGCAAACTCATCTACGGCTCGGACAGCGATCACCGCCGCATGAAGGCCGACATCCTTCGCTGGAAGGCGGCCTTTGACACCATGGGTCTGACCGCCGACGAACAGGACCAGATCTTTTACCGCAACGCGGCGCGCATGTTCGGTGTCGAAGAGGCGGAATGAGCACACCGGCTTTTGCGCGCAAGGATGAACTGACGGCTTGGCTTTTCCTGCTGCCAAGCCTCGTTCTCTTCCTGACCTTTACGG
Encoded proteins:
- a CDS encoding GntR family transcriptional regulator is translated as MFEAVSRDNPLPLYKQVKSHIFEMLYGGTVPANGKVPSERELVDALGVSRITVRQALKELVSEGHLTAQPGKGFYATGGGAPQGYELELLRSFTETAIAHNQRPGSRILEVARIRADEEIARALRLTHDRTVTSLRRLRLLDGEPVAIGHDWVPLDLAPNLAELDWSVDNRSLYAELRDRYGLVPHGGRTVLSASNADPDDAALLKLEGATAVLNVFQVAFDALGRPINVTRSLHHPQKYPLELEQMKPGIYSPPGSAERP
- a CDS encoding 6-phospho-beta-glucosidase, producing the protein MKLALIGGGGVRAPLFVQSALRRAKALGLDELCLMDLPESGLETFGALAVELARQQGSPTRITMTTDSRQALTGADFVITTIRPGGIEGRITDERIALDIGVLGQETTGAGGFAMALRSIPVILDYARQMAEYCPDAWLMNFTNPAGLVTQALHDAGFVKVIGICDSANGAQRALARWFDVPDQAIDADLFGLNHLSFTRRALLNGRDVLPEALADDRFLDTTAQRVFAHDVVRRQGMWLNEYLYYFYYAEKALQSLQSGKTRGEEIKALNDRLLPDLQAAGVTQDPARALDVYFNYEHRRSAGYMAKANQSGSIAAPTVHPAADDGEGYAGVALGIIGALAGGAPIRSGLNTRNNGAITGLRDEDVVEITCRIDSDGVHPQHVGEMPQMQAALVQTIKTYERMTVAAIRDSDRSLAVDALVVHPLVQSYSRAQPLVERYLSAHAAHVGEWGRA
- a CDS encoding carbohydrate kinase family protein, giving the protein MTRCDVLVAGEYFCDLVFAGLDGAPRMGTEHMAEDLAIMPGGTYTMALALTRLGVATRWANTFGNDLFSRYVRDMAAADGIDGSAFTLVDRPVQRVSVAYAAGGERGFISFSRPAVTPPAPALYQTIDNSWLLQTFRFEPDWIDFVAAQRARGAKVLLDCRGGDFDLDTAGVETLIRKADIFSPNAEEALRLTGAGSIDEAGTRLARLAPTIVIKCGEAGAEVFGASSRFSIPSPRVSVVDTVGAGDSFNAGLLLGLVRGSRLDEAVQLAVFCGALSTTATGGRACPTAEALDAFRHQLAATRPDLVVNH
- a CDS encoding ABC transporter substrate-binding protein is translated as MKRLLFATAATVLAMTVGSMAQDQTKLVFAYWGDPAELPPFEKIVADYEAANPSIDIEVQHAPWSGYFTRLDAQLAAGAGPDVFFITNVPAYAARNQLEPLDKWIADSGFPIDQYNKEALAIHSLDGALYSIARDNDTNALYYNKAAFDAAGVAYPQADWDWDDLREAALALTRRDGNRVSMYGFATESNDWPRWIIQNGSDVFDDPLKPTTFTMNKPEATEAIQFLGDMINVDHVMPSFQELQQSGGTSQLFLGEQVAMVVTNAARLGTFADAGFEWAVAPLPTGRTGIHANRLGGAGFAMNAFSKNKEAAWNFLSYLAGEPGQVTFASANASAVPAMVGNDAVRAAFKAPFADVFLAESEYGKLFPQFAGYVDITNLYIQPALDLVWTGEAKAQDAIDGITADVQARLAQ
- a CDS encoding amidohydrolase family protein codes for the protein MRVFDAHVHYGFWEKLFTRDAETGFLETLSEVCEDAGIVKVALLANPGLGNAKLSKALEARPDLVVAMGRLELDHDPVSLVEEFYQRGFHGIKISGVSRNYDDPAYFPFYEAAAARDLRILFHTGILGGPVDYLEGSKEDAWKAPPAANTEDEEKLVTRLSRQMKRESFGYSSARMQPIYLDTIGFYFPELFVIGAHMGWPDYRTSSAVARWRPRVYFDISGGDVVHNHIVEGGYIGKEISPRKLIYGSDSDHRRMKADILRWKAAFDTMGLTADEQDQIFYRNAARMFGVEEAE